Proteins encoded by one window of Moorella humiferrea:
- a CDS encoding deoxycytidylate deaminase — protein sequence MRKSWDEYFMDIAFQVAGRSTCNRRAVGAVVVKDRRIKGTGYNGAPHGLPHCLDAGCLLEGEHCQRTIHAEVNALLECSPEERAGATLYVTDYPCERCALIIIQAGIKRVVYARPYAVARDWLREAGVEIVHLPCKK from the coding sequence ATGCGTAAAAGCTGGGACGAATACTTTATGGACATCGCCTTCCAGGTGGCTGGCCGCAGCACCTGCAACCGCCGCGCCGTAGGCGCCGTGGTGGTCAAGGACAGGCGCATCAAAGGCACGGGCTACAACGGCGCGCCCCACGGCTTGCCCCACTGTCTGGACGCCGGCTGTCTCCTGGAAGGGGAACACTGCCAGCGGACCATCCACGCGGAAGTAAACGCCCTGCTGGAATGCTCGCCGGAAGAGCGAGCCGGGGCCACCCTGTACGTTACCGATTATCCCTGCGAGAGGTGCGCCTTGATCATCATCCAGGCCGGCATCAAGAGGGTCGTTTATGCCCGGCCCTATGCCGTCGCCCGCGACTGGCTGCGGGAGGCCGGGGTGGAGATAGTCCACCTTCCTTGTAAAAAATAA
- a CDS encoding TIGR01440 family protein, with product MADLNAITAAVKAAATELITVAALKPCQILVVGCSTSEIAGRQIGTASSLEVGRAVVAGLLEAAAAAQVYVAAQCCEHLNRALVIEAGAARLYNLPVVTVVPVPKAGGSLATAAFAAMHRPVVVTGIKAHAGLDIGATLIGMHLQPVVVPVRLQVKYVGDAIVTAARTRPPLIGGERAVYRL from the coding sequence ATGGCCGATTTAAACGCCATTACCGCCGCCGTTAAAGCGGCCGCCACGGAACTCATTACCGTTGCCGCCTTAAAACCATGCCAGATACTGGTGGTGGGCTGCAGCACCAGCGAGATCGCCGGGCGACAGATAGGAACGGCCTCTTCCCTGGAGGTTGGCCGGGCCGTCGTGGCGGGCCTCCTTGAAGCTGCTGCAGCGGCCCAGGTATATGTGGCGGCCCAGTGCTGTGAGCATTTAAACCGGGCCCTGGTTATCGAGGCCGGCGCCGCACGTCTGTATAACCTCCCGGTGGTAACCGTGGTACCGGTGCCAAAAGCCGGCGGTTCTCTGGCCACGGCGGCCTTCGCGGCCATGCACCGTCCGGTGGTCGTCACCGGAATTAAGGCCCATGCCGGCCTGGACATCGGCGCCACCCTGATCGGCATGCACCTGCAGCCGGTGGTCGTTCCCGTGCGCCTCCAGGTCAAATACGTCGGCGACGCCATTGTTACGGCGGCGCGGACGCGGCCGCCTTTGATCGGCGGAGAACGTGCCGTATACAGGCTGTAG
- a CDS encoding L-threonylcarbamoyladenylate synthase — MVAGKRTKYLKIDPRVPELHKIRLAARILNRGGVVAFPTETVYGLGANALDARAVRRIFRAKGRPSDNPLIVHIASFRDVQDLVAYLPPRATLLMQRFWPGPLTLVLPRSEVIPDVVTAGLDTVGIRMPAHPVAQALIRAARLPIAAPSANISGRPSPTTGLHVLKDLRGKIDAVVDGGPATVGVESTVLDLTAPVPTILRPGGVTYEELASVLGEVAIDPAALGEQAEQPRAPGMKYKHYAPRGEVFVVTGEIERVTAKIRALVADWQRLGYRVAVLATQETAPAYEQEPRPDHLEILGSRSRPATIAANLFAALRNCDRHQADIILAEAIAEEGLGLAIMNRLRKSAANRIIHA; from the coding sequence GTGGTAGCAGGTAAGCGGACAAAATACTTGAAAATCGATCCCCGGGTACCGGAACTGCATAAAATTCGCCTGGCGGCGCGGATATTAAACCGCGGCGGCGTGGTGGCCTTTCCCACGGAAACGGTCTACGGCCTGGGGGCCAACGCCCTGGACGCCAGGGCCGTGCGCCGCATATTTCGCGCCAAGGGAAGGCCGAGCGACAATCCGTTGATCGTCCACATCGCCAGCTTCCGGGACGTTCAAGATCTGGTGGCTTACCTGCCGCCGCGGGCGACGCTGCTCATGCAGCGTTTCTGGCCCGGGCCCCTTACCCTGGTGCTGCCGCGCAGTGAGGTTATTCCGGACGTCGTTACCGCCGGACTGGATACGGTCGGTATCCGCATGCCGGCCCATCCGGTAGCCCAGGCCCTCATCCGTGCCGCCCGCCTGCCCATAGCCGCGCCCAGTGCCAATATTTCCGGCCGGCCCAGCCCGACCACGGGGCTTCACGTCCTTAAAGACCTGCGGGGCAAGATTGATGCCGTCGTCGACGGCGGCCCGGCCACCGTAGGCGTGGAATCTACGGTTCTGGATCTGACTGCTCCGGTGCCAACGATACTGCGGCCCGGAGGCGTTACTTATGAGGAACTTGCCTCGGTTCTGGGTGAAGTGGCCATTGACCCGGCAGCCCTGGGTGAGCAGGCGGAACAGCCGCGGGCCCCGGGGATGAAATATAAACATTACGCCCCCCGGGGAGAGGTTTTCGTCGTCACCGGTGAGATAGAACGGGTCACGGCCAAAATTCGGGCTTTAGTGGCCGACTGGCAGCGCCTCGGGTACCGGGTGGCCGTCCTGGCCACCCAGGAAACGGCTCCGGCCTACGAGCAGGAACCCCGGCCGGACCACCTGGAAATCCTGGGCAGCCGCTCCCGGCCGGCCACCATCGCCGCCAACCTCTTTGCCGCCCTGCGCAACTGCGACCGCCATCAGGCCGACATCATCCTGGCTGAAGCCATTGCCGAAGAAGGTTTGGGCCTGGCCATAATGAACCGCCTGCGCAAGTCGGCGGCCAACCGCATTATCCATGCTTAA
- the rpiB gene encoding ribose 5-phosphate isomerase B encodes MRIALGSDHGGFHLKQAIKEYLDSRGIINHDFGTYDAGAVDYPDYARAVAEAVARGEYDRGILCCGTGIGVCIAANKVPGIRAALCHDTFSARAAREHNDANILTLGGRVVGPGLALEIVATWLDAEFSGGRHARRVAKISAIEDVYSCRKGQGGKEG; translated from the coding sequence TTGCGCATAGCCCTGGGCAGCGACCACGGCGGTTTTCATCTCAAGCAGGCGATTAAAGAATATCTCGATAGCCGGGGTATTATTAATCATGATTTCGGCACCTACGACGCCGGGGCCGTAGACTATCCCGACTACGCCCGGGCGGTGGCGGAAGCCGTGGCCAGGGGTGAATACGATCGGGGCATTCTCTGCTGTGGCACGGGAATCGGCGTCTGCATCGCGGCCAACAAAGTTCCGGGCATCCGTGCCGCCCTCTGCCACGATACTTTTTCGGCCCGCGCGGCGCGGGAGCATAACGACGCCAATATCCTGACCCTAGGCGGGCGCGTCGTCGGCCCTGGTCTGGCCCTGGAAATCGTCGCCACGTGGCTGGATGCAGAATTCAGCGGCGGCCGTCACGCCCGCCGGGTGGCCAAGATCAGCGCCATAGAAGACGTCTATTCGTGCCGCAAAGGACAGGGCGGAAAGGAAGGGTAA
- a CDS encoding MazG-like family protein: MQQKIIALPKLDNLTPTMESTALKLMEEAGELAQAIGKLRGLSGEEVMMDQKAVLAAITRELLDVAQTAVSLMFVLEDQYGVDIQQALAEHINKLRAKKYLKDC; this comes from the coding sequence TTGCAGCAAAAGATCATCGCCTTGCCCAAACTGGACAATTTGACGCCCACCATGGAATCTACCGCCTTAAAGCTCATGGAAGAAGCCGGGGAACTGGCCCAGGCCATCGGTAAGCTCCGGGGCTTGAGCGGGGAAGAGGTCATGATGGACCAGAAGGCCGTTCTGGCGGCCATTACCCGGGAGCTGCTGGACGTGGCCCAGACGGCGGTTTCCCTCATGTTCGTCCTGGAAGACCAGTACGGCGTCGACATCCAGCAGGCCCTGGCAGAACATATCAACAAGCTTCGCGCTAAAAAATACCTTAAAGACTGTTAA
- the glyA gene encoding serine hydroxymethyltransferase — protein MNLEVVAQVDPEIVEAIKGELQRQRTHLELIASENFVSPAVMEAYASVLTNKYAEGYPGHRYYGGCEWVDVVEELARERAKVLFGAEHANVQPHSGSQANTAVYLAVLKPGDRALGMNLAHGGHLTHGSPVSISGRYYNFSFYGVNPDTGRIDYDEVLRIAREVKPRLIVAGASAYPRVIDFARFREIADEVGALLMVDMAHIAGLVAAGIHPSPIPYAHFVTTTTHKTMRGPRGGIIFTTREYAKEIDKAVFPGIQGGPLMHVIAAKAVALKEAMQPEFKRYQERIVANARALAEALLGYGFNLVSGGTDNHLILVDLRNKGLTGRAAEDLLARVQITVNKNAIPFDPEKPSVTSGIRLGTAALTTRGMDNDAMREVARAIDLALSYGADEQKLATARGIVAELCRTYPLYPELP, from the coding sequence ATGAACCTAGAGGTCGTAGCCCAGGTGGATCCTGAAATAGTGGAGGCCATAAAGGGCGAGTTGCAGCGCCAGCGCACCCATTTAGAACTCATTGCTTCGGAAAATTTTGTCAGTCCGGCGGTCATGGAAGCCTATGCTTCGGTCCTGACCAACAAGTACGCCGAGGGCTACCCGGGCCACCGTTACTACGGCGGCTGTGAGTGGGTGGACGTGGTGGAAGAGCTGGCCCGGGAGCGGGCCAAGGTCCTCTTCGGCGCCGAACATGCCAACGTCCAGCCCCATTCCGGCAGCCAGGCCAACACGGCCGTCTACCTCGCCGTCCTCAAACCGGGCGATAGGGCCTTGGGGATGAACCTGGCCCACGGCGGCCATCTCACCCACGGCAGCCCGGTAAGCATATCCGGCCGCTACTATAATTTCTCCTTTTACGGCGTCAATCCCGATACGGGGCGGATAGATTACGATGAAGTATTAAGAATCGCCCGGGAAGTAAAGCCCAGGCTTATTGTCGCCGGCGCCAGCGCCTACCCGCGGGTCATCGATTTTGCCCGCTTCAGGGAAATAGCCGATGAGGTCGGCGCCCTCCTCATGGTGGACATGGCCCACATCGCCGGACTGGTGGCCGCCGGCATCCATCCCAGCCCCATACCTTACGCCCATTTTGTTACGACGACCACCCACAAAACCATGCGCGGCCCCAGGGGAGGCATTATTTTCACTACCCGGGAATACGCCAAAGAAATCGACAAGGCCGTCTTTCCCGGCATCCAGGGCGGCCCCCTGATGCACGTCATTGCCGCCAAGGCCGTGGCCTTGAAAGAGGCTATGCAGCCGGAATTCAAGCGCTATCAGGAACGGATCGTGGCCAACGCCCGCGCTTTGGCCGAAGCCTTGTTGGGTTACGGATTTAACCTGGTGTCGGGCGGCACCGACAACCATCTGATCCTCGTCGACCTGCGCAATAAAGGCCTTACCGGTCGGGCGGCCGAAGACCTGCTCGCCCGGGTCCAGATTACCGTCAACAAAAACGCCATCCCCTTCGATCCGGAGAAGCCCAGCGTGACCAGCGGCATCCGCCTGGGTACGGCCGCCCTGACTACCAGGGGTATGGACAACGACGCCATGCGGGAGGTGGCCCGGGCCATAGATCTCGCCCTTTCCTACGGCGCCGACGAACAAAAACTTGCGACGGCTCGGGGCATCGTCGCCGAGCTCTGCCGGACCTATCCCCTTTACCCCGAACTCCCTTAA
- a CDS encoding low molecular weight protein arginine phosphatase → MPGILFICTGNTCRSSMAAAIARRLNEERGFNISIASAGLAAREGDPATAEAVQAVAEMGIELGDHRARRVTEEMIEDAELILTMTRAHKELLLYLYPAARDKTYTLKEYVRLEGGKNGEDYDIPDPIGGPLEVYRATASVLAELVGQALEKFVRDQKGTSA, encoded by the coding sequence ATGCCGGGCATTCTCTTTATCTGTACCGGCAACACCTGCCGTAGCAGCATGGCGGCGGCCATTGCCCGCCGCCTGAACGAGGAGCGGGGTTTCAACATCTCCATTGCTTCGGCCGGCCTGGCGGCCCGGGAAGGCGACCCGGCGACGGCGGAAGCCGTCCAGGCCGTTGCGGAAATGGGCATCGAACTGGGGGACCACCGCGCCCGCCGGGTTACGGAAGAAATGATAGAAGATGCCGAACTGATTTTAACTATGACCAGGGCCCACAAAGAACTCCTCCTGTACCTTTACCCCGCCGCCCGGGATAAAACCTATACTTTGAAGGAGTACGTCCGCCTGGAAGGGGGCAAAAACGGGGAGGACTATGATATTCCTGATCCTATCGGGGGCCCCCTTGAAGTATACCGGGCCACGGCTTCTGTCCTCGCCGAACTCGTCGGACAGGCCTTGGAGAAATTTGTGCGGGATCAAAAAGGGACGTCTGCGTAG
- a CDS encoding manganese efflux pump MntP, with protein sequence MEPVGLILVAMALGTDAFSLATGLALGGLRGRQALLFAGTVGIFHIIMPLTGLYLGLLLGRLLGKLAAVVGAMILAGMGGMMLWEAAASPGEGGLAGQMLKAVPGRRGILGGLAAMLFMAGSVSMDALSVGFGLGAISVNIPLTVLTMGIIAGVMTALGLLTGRRLGAYLGGRAEIAGGLILVGIGLKMLLGV encoded by the coding sequence ATGGAACCTGTAGGTCTCATCCTGGTGGCCATGGCCCTGGGCACCGACGCCTTTTCCCTGGCCACGGGTTTGGCCCTGGGCGGCCTGCGCGGGCGCCAGGCGCTGCTGTTTGCCGGCACGGTAGGAATTTTTCACATTATAATGCCCCTGACCGGCCTGTATTTAGGCCTGTTGCTGGGGCGGCTTCTGGGAAAACTGGCGGCCGTCGTCGGCGCCATGATTCTGGCGGGAATGGGGGGCATGATGCTCTGGGAAGCGGCGGCCTCCCCGGGCGAGGGCGGACTGGCCGGGCAGATGCTTAAAGCAGTACCGGGACGCAGGGGGATACTTGGAGGTCTGGCGGCAATGCTCTTTATGGCCGGGAGCGTCAGTATGGACGCCCTAAGCGTCGGGTTCGGCCTCGGCGCCATCAGCGTCAATATTCCCCTGACGGTGCTGACCATGGGCATTATTGCCGGGGTTATGACGGCCCTGGGGCTCTTGACGGGGCGGCGCCTGGGCGCCTATCTCGGCGGCCGTGCCGAAATCGCCGGCGGCCTGATCCTCGTCGGCATCGGTTTAAAAATGTTGTTGGGGGTGTAG